CTATATCGCCCGGTGGGAGACCGACGGCGAGCCCTTCGAGGCCCCGGCGCTCGTCTTCGGCGAGAAGTACATGGCGCTCTCCATCCCCGATCCCGCCGAGCCCTGGCTGGGCGTCTTCACCGTGGGCGAGGGGGCCATGGGCGGACGGTGGGTCACCTGGGGTTCCACATCCGTCCTGGACGTGGATATCGTGAGCGGCGGGGCCCAGCCGCCGGACCCGCCCGAACTGGCTCCGCTCCCCAAGCAGGGCGACTTCTCCTGCCGGGGGACCAACACCGAGGGCGACGCCTACGAGGGAACCTACCAGATGCAGTCCAAGGGGAACATCGTCGCCTGCCGCCAGACCGTCACCCCCACCGACGGCGAGACCGAAATCTACGAGGGGGTGGGCGTGGTGGTGAACGGATATCTGGTTCTGGCCACGGGGCCGTTCCTGACCGTTTACTCACCCTCGGGGGACGACTGGGTGGGCATCTGGACCGACCCCTACGACAAGAAGCTCTGCGACGAGACCCTGACCTTCAACGAGTAGGGGTTTCAGCGGATGAATACGGGCGGCCGCCGGGCCGCTGCCGCCCCCTACCCCCTTTGGGGGGAGGGCGGGGGTGGGGGGCAGGCGGGTGTGAACACCCGCCCTTACGTCCATACCTCGCGTATCCCACTCGTAAGGGCCGACCTGAAGGTCCGCCCCTACATCATCGCCAATTTCATGACGCGGGCCGGGGTGCGGGTCGATCCCCTCCCCCCTCTGGGGGGGGAGGATTAGGGTGAGGGGTAAAAACGGCGGGGACTAAAGTCCCCGCCCTACATTTCTAAACCCACGCCGGCCTCAGCTCCCCGTGCTCTCGTACCGCCGGACGCCGGTCCGCCACAGCACCGCGGCCAGAACCGCGAAGACGATCAGCACCGCCGGCATCCACCACGCCAGTATCTGGTACATCCCGCCCTTCTGTAAAAACCAGGACGCCGGCACGATGGAAACCCAGGCCAGGGGAAAGACCCAGGTCATGAGGCCCTGGATCCACCCCCCATAGATGGTCAGGGGGTAGTAGCTCAGGTTGTAGAACTCGCCGATGAAGAACCAGTAAAGGGTCTCCACCTGGAGCACGCGGAAGGAGAGGCCGGCGAAAATGACGTTGATCGCCACCATGATCGCCGACCCGGCCAGGAGGAACCCCACGAGGACCGGCCAGTTCCACCACGCGTCCGCCAGGCCGCAGTTCACGAACGCCAGGACCGTTATCCCCAGCCGCCCCACCAGGGTGATCAACCATTGGTCGTTGACCTCGCGGATGAAAAGATGCACCAGGGGCGGGATGGGGCGGATCAAGAGGG
The DNA window shown above is from bacterium and carries:
- a CDS encoding ABC-2 family transporter protein, coding for MPNEVKDEGTARSRLRLGLIGAFIAQAFKAKMDYRADFWTGNVFMAFMMGSQILFIILVFGQVHEVSGWTLWQVMLVYGISSSIMALGQLISAHVAEVGDHIRGGTFDSLLIRPIPPLVHLFIREVNDQWLITLVGRLGITVLAFVNCGLADAWWNWPVLVGFLLAGSAIMVAINVIFAGLSFRVLQVETLYWFFIGEFYNLSYYPLTIYGGWIQGLMTWVFPLAWVSIVPASWFLQKGGMYQILAWWMPAVLIVFAVLAAVLWRTGVRRYESTGS